The Thermosynechococcus sp. HN-54 DNA segment TACCTCGCTGTCTATGCTGCTAGCAAAGCCTTTGTTCGCCACTTCAGCGAAGCCCTCTGGGCAGAAGTCAAACCCTTGGGTATTCGGGTATTGGCCGTCTGTCCCGGACCCACTGCCACCAACTTCTTTGAGCGCGCTGATATGACCCGCAACCCGGCTCTGATTGCCCAGCAGGATACACCGGAACAGGTGGTGGCCGAAACCCTTGCCGCTTTGCAAACCGATGTGGCCACCGTCATTCCCGGTCAGCCCGCCAATCGCTTCCTTGCCCTTGCCGGTCGGTTGGTGCCCCGCCAGTGGTTGGTACAGCAGTTAGAACCCCGCTTCCGTCCCCCCGCTCAGTAGGAGCAAGCCTAAAAAGGAACCACTATTCCAGATGCCGTGGAGAATCATTGCTGCACCGATATTTTGCGATCGCCAGTAGATGTAACTCAGCACCGTTCCCAAGACCGTTAAGGGCAACAGATCAGCTAAATTCAGGTGGGCAATGGCAAAGAGGAGCCCGGTCAGCCCCATGGCGGTTCCTAGGGGCAGATAGGATTGCACCGACCGAAAGAAGAACCCCCGAAAGAGAATCTCCTCAAAGAAGGGCGCCATCACCGCCACCATGACATAGAGCAGGGCAAAGGTGGTGTAATCGCGGCTTTGCAAAATAATCTCCAAGAGGGGGTTGCCGCCCCCTTGATTTTTGAGAAGGGCTTGACTGATGAGGGAACTGGCCAGCACCAGCGGCAGCGCCGCCAAATAGCCGCCAATACCCCAACGCAGGGCACCCCCCAACCCCCCCTGCCAACGTAACCAATCCCAAGGGCGCTTGCCAAAGGGACGCAGAAAGTACCACAGCCAGCACAAGCCAGCAACCATCATCATCCCGTAGCTTACTAAGGCATACAGCGTTTGGGCCATGGCAGAGCGCAGCGGCAGTCCCATGCCAATCAGGGAGCGCACCAAGGGCATGAGCACCAAACTAATGGCAAAGAAAAGAGTGAACCAGATCACCATGCCTTCCCACAGGGTTTCCCAGCTCCATGTCACGGGGGTCAGCACCGGGAGCAGATTGGCCTGTCGGCGTCGTCGCAGGTGTTGATAGATCCAGACAATCCAAAGAACAATCCCGATCAAACTTCCTATCAAAGGAGTCGTGCCAATCAGGGCAAGGCGATAGAAGGCCGCTTCGGCTCGGTGTTGTTCTGCGGTGGCCAAGGCCATGAGGGCATCGGGTCGCTGTTGCAGTTCATAGAGGCGCTCGAGGGCGCGATCGCGAAACCAACCTTGAAGCGTGTTTTTAATCAACATTTCCGTATCTGGCAGCAGTTGGGGCGGCTCCGCCCACAAGCCCATCAGCACTTCTGCGGTACTACGGGTTGCCCCTTCAGCCTCGTTGATCAGGAGTTGCCACGTTGTCAGGGCGCGATCGCGCTGCCCAGTTTCAGCATAGAGCAATCCTAACTGGAGACGCAGAGGTTGATTTTGCAGTGTGGGGGTTACCAGCACCTCTTCGTAGGCTTGGATGGCAGCTTCTAAATTCCCCACCAAGCGATCGCGGGTTGTGGCATCTCCCAGCCCCTGCCATTCTCGGGCTTGCAGTGACAAATTCGTTTGAAACAGGTTGATTTGTCCTTGGGTTTGGGGTTCTAAGTAACTGCCGAGCAACGATACTGTAATTAGAGCAGCGACCACAATACTGAGGGCTGCAAGCACCAACCGCTTGAGAGACATAGGGCAAAGCTGACAAGGGACTCCCCAAAACCTTAGCGGAAAGCGACCCAAGGGATCAATGCAATGGTCTGGTGATGATCTGCTGCACGACTCGTGACCTCGCAGCGCTCTATCTCAAAATACTCGGTTTTACTGACCCCAGCCTCATCATTGGGAAAAGAGCTGGCTCTACCTGATTAACTTGCTATCCATCGTACAGAGACATTGTTAGGAACTGTATAAAATACTAAATAGTTAAGTTTATTAGTTTAAGTTCAATATAATGAGTGTTAATTATTCCAAAATATACTTGCTAGGCACGTTTGTATTGTTTTTTTTCATTGCTATCAACGCCACTGATTCAAAGATACGTCGGTTTAATTGGTGTTTTGAGCTATATTGTGATTGTTACGCTGGCATTGTCACTTCTCCTAAAATTTAAGACTAAAATTTTCTCTTTTGTTGCCAGATTTTATTTTGCTATCCTTACTGTTGTTATTGTTTTTGGTATCACTGTTTTTTGGATTCTGTATCCACTCGAAACGTCAGGTTTTCTAGGACGTGGTAGCGATCGCGATGAAGCATTGAATATTGCTTTTTGGGAATTCATACAGGGGCGATACCCCTACTTTGCAACCACTCACCTCGGAGGAAAGATAACACCACTGCTGGGTAGTATTCTAATCGCCTCACCATTTATCCTATTAGGTAATAGTGCCTATCGAAACCTATTTTGGCTAGGAATATTCCTCCTTTTAAAATCGATCTATTTAGAGAGTTTCGTATCAGCTATCTTAATGTTTATGTTTCTATCAATTTTATCGCCTGCATTTCAATACGAGTATATTTCAGGTGGTGATCTAATTGCGAATAGCATTTATGTTCTAGTAGTAATCTTTCTACAAACAAAAGCCTTATTCTCTAACTCAATGATTGCAAAGATTGCTACTAGTCTTTTCACAGGAATTGCTCTAGCTTCTCGGAGTAATTTCCTGACCTTGCTTCCCTTAATGCTAATTCTTTTTTAGCGCTCTGCTGGCCTAAGATCAGCCTTAACTGACTTATCTCTCTCCGTACTGACGCTGATATCGATTGTGATGCCGTTTTACCTCGTTTTACCAGATTCATTTCCGCCTTTTTTTGCGGGAAACAAGCTGAGTGAACTCAATGCTTCGATACCATTCATCAGCACTCTGATTATCCTTGTGACATTACTGACCTCTGTCTTACTGTCATGTCAACTACTTAAAGTTCCCACACCCAATTTACTCCCTTCGTTCATGATCCACTGTGCAGTGGTGCAAGCCCTCCCGATGGTGTGCGGTGTGATTCTCATGAGTATTCTCAACAACCAGTTAGACTTTAGTTTTCTGTATCA contains these protein-coding regions:
- a CDS encoding type II CAAX endopeptidase family protein, translated to MSLKRLVLAALSIVVAALITVSLLGSYLEPQTQGQINLFQTNLSLQAREWQGLGDATTRDRLVGNLEAAIQAYEEVLVTPTLQNQPLRLQLGLLYAETGQRDRALTTWQLLINEAEGATRSTAEVLMGLWAEPPQLLPDTEMLIKNTLQGWFRDRALERLYELQQRPDALMALATAEQHRAEAAFYRLALIGTTPLIGSLIGIVLWIVWIYQHLRRRRQANLLPVLTPVTWSWETLWEGMVIWFTLFFAISLVLMPLVRSLIGMGLPLRSAMAQTLYALVSYGMMMVAGLCWLWYFLRPFGKRPWDWLRWQGGLGGALRWGIGGYLAALPLVLASSLISQALLKNQGGGNPLLEIILQSRDYTTFALLYVMVAVMAPFFEEILFRGFFFRSVQSYLPLGTAMGLTGLLFAIAHLNLADLLPLTVLGTVLSYIYWRSQNIGAAMILHGIWNSGSFLGLLLLSGGTEAGF